From a region of the Apibacter sp. B3706 genome:
- a CDS encoding TatD family hydrolase has translation MLLIDSHTHLYSEQFDHDREEVIQRALDHGVQRFYLPSINSSYYPKMEELKNKYPENMFLMMGLHPCDVKLDSYEKELAFIENKLSEEKFAAVGEIGLDLFWDTSTLEIQKYAFIKQIQLAKQYKLPIVIHVREAFNEVLEIVRKEKDTNLYGIIHCFTGNLEQAKEFIDLGFYLGIGGVVTFKNGKIDQFLKEIPIEKIVLETDSPYLAPSPFRGKRNESSYLKIIADKLSDIYEMLPEKIGAVTSENAGKIFKL, from the coding sequence ATGCTATTAATAGATAGTCATACTCATTTATATTCCGAACAATTTGATCACGATAGAGAAGAAGTGATTCAAAGAGCCCTGGATCATGGAGTACAACGTTTTTACTTACCTTCCATAAATTCATCTTATTACCCTAAGATGGAAGAACTTAAAAATAAATATCCTGAAAACATGTTTTTAATGATGGGGCTTCATCCTTGCGATGTAAAATTAGATTCATACGAAAAGGAATTAGCCTTTATTGAAAATAAACTTTCCGAGGAAAAATTTGCAGCCGTTGGAGAAATAGGATTGGATTTATTTTGGGATACTTCAACTTTGGAAATTCAAAAGTATGCTTTTATAAAACAAATTCAATTAGCTAAACAATATAAACTTCCGATCGTTATTCATGTTAGAGAAGCTTTTAATGAAGTATTGGAAATAGTAAGAAAAGAAAAAGATACGAATTTGTATGGCATAATTCATTGTTTTACGGGTAACTTAGAACAGGCAAAAGAGTTCATAGATTTAGGCTTTTATTTGGGAATCGGAGGAGTTGTTACTTTTAAAAATGGAAAAATTGATCAATTTTTAAAAGAAATTCCTATTGAAAAGATTGTTTTGGAAACTGATTCTCCATATTTGGCACCTTCTCCTTTTCGTGGCAAAAGAAATGAATCATCCTATTTAAAAATTATTGCCGATAAACTTTCAGATATCTATGAGATGTTGCCTGAAAAAATAGGGGCTGTAACTTCTGAAAATGCCGGAAAAATTTTTAAATTATAA
- a CDS encoding GSCFA domain-containing protein, with protein MIFRTELPYNPNSIKLDYKSKIFTIGSCFATEISNKLSQYKFSVFHNPFGVIFHPLAVENAIMRIYSQEEYQSSELFKYEELYLSWDHHSSFNDISKDRVLSHINQNINLANKFLQETDMVIITLGTSFVYKLNQFDIIVANCHKIPNTHFSKLLLAEHQIKTSLKNIIEMLTDMGKKNMKIFFTLSPVRHSKDGLVENNISKSKLLCAIHSVVESYDNCEYFPSYEFMMDDLRDYRFYKEDLIHPNDVAIKYIWEKFKNAHISPDEFSTMQMVKKVNASLQHKIQNTHTIAYKKFLYSIVKNIQNLEPLLPPGAFKEEYQELRKKMNDSY; from the coding sequence ATGATATTTAGAACAGAATTACCATATAATCCTAATTCAATTAAACTTGATTACAAAAGTAAAATATTTACTATAGGTTCCTGTTTCGCTACCGAAATTTCCAATAAATTATCTCAGTATAAGTTTTCAGTATTTCATAATCCTTTTGGTGTTATATTTCATCCTTTAGCTGTTGAAAATGCAATCATGAGAATTTATTCCCAGGAAGAATATCAATCATCAGAACTTTTCAAATATGAAGAATTATATTTAAGTTGGGATCATCATTCTTCTTTTAATGATATATCTAAAGATAGGGTGTTATCTCATATCAATCAGAATATAAATTTAGCTAATAAGTTTCTACAAGAGACCGATATGGTTATAATTACTTTAGGAACTTCATTTGTATACAAATTAAATCAATTTGATATAATAGTAGCTAATTGTCATAAAATTCCGAATACACATTTTTCTAAATTATTATTGGCAGAACATCAAATAAAAACTTCTTTGAAAAACATCATTGAAATGTTGACGGATATGGGAAAGAAAAACATGAAAATTTTTTTTACATTAAGTCCGGTAAGACATAGTAAAGATGGTTTGGTTGAAAATAATATAAGTAAATCCAAGCTTTTATGTGCCATCCATTCGGTGGTCGAATCGTACGATAATTGTGAATATTTCCCATCGTATGAATTTATGATGGATGATTTACGGGATTATCGTTTTTATAAAGAAGATTTAATTCATCCAAATGATGTAGCCATAAAATATATATGGGAGAAATTTAAAAACGCTCATATTTCACCTGATGAATTTTCAACCATGCAAATGGTGAAAAAAGTAAACGCTTCTTTACAACACAAAATTCAAAATACCCATACGATAGCCTATAAAAAATTTTTATATAGTATTGTAAAAAATATTCAGAATTTAGAGCCACTTTTACCACCGGGTGCTTTTAAAGAAGAATATCAGGAATTAAGAAAAAAAATGAATGATTCTTATTAA
- a CDS encoding polyprenyl synthetase family protein, with translation MPFLDKYRSIIRDAINKHKLTNPPHQLYDPINYILSIGGKQLRPIFLLMSCDLFKGNIERAVKPALGIEYFHNFSLMHDDIMDKATLRRGKETVHVKYDENVAILSGDALMVKSFQMLEDLEPQLFKKCFHLFSQTALEVCEGQQYDMNFEKQSNVSYEEYIHMITGKTAVLCACAFQMGALLAEADEEDSKNMYEFGKSLGIAFQLMDDYLDLFGNQESVGKKHAGDIVENKKTILYILARQKANDEQRQKLNRWYTITGENIDKVNEVLAIFNDLNVGDSCLELIKTYSDQARNYLDKVTADATKKQSFYKLIDYLLVRES, from the coding sequence ATGCCTTTTTTAGATAAATATAGATCAATCATTAGAGATGCTATAAATAAACATAAATTAACAAATCCTCCCCATCAACTTTATGACCCCATCAATTATATTTTATCAATAGGAGGAAAACAACTACGTCCTATATTTTTATTAATGTCATGTGATCTGTTTAAAGGAAATATTGAAAGAGCTGTAAAACCCGCTTTGGGAATAGAGTATTTTCACAATTTCTCTTTGATGCATGACGATATTATGGATAAAGCCACTTTACGTAGAGGCAAAGAAACCGTTCATGTTAAGTATGATGAAAATGTAGCAATTCTATCGGGGGATGCGTTGATGGTTAAGTCTTTTCAAATGTTAGAGGACTTAGAACCTCAATTATTTAAAAAATGTTTTCATTTGTTTTCCCAAACTGCTTTAGAAGTTTGTGAAGGACAGCAGTATGATATGAATTTTGAAAAACAATCGAATGTGTCATATGAAGAATACATACACATGATTACCGGGAAAACGGCTGTATTGTGTGCTTGTGCTTTTCAAATGGGCGCATTATTAGCAGAAGCAGATGAAGAGGACTCAAAAAATATGTATGAATTTGGCAAATCATTGGGAATTGCTTTTCAATTAATGGATGATTATTTGGATTTATTTGGAAATCAAGAATCCGTAGGAAAAAAACATGCAGGAGATATTGTTGAAAATAAGAAAACGATCTTATACATCTTAGCTCGACAAAAAGCAAATGATGAACAGAGACAAAAATTAAATCGTTGGTATACAATTACAGGAGAAAATATAGACAAAGTAAACGAAGTTTTAGCTATTTTTAATGATTTGAATGTTGGAGATTCTTGTTTAGAATTAATTAAAACCTATTCAGATCAAGCAAGAAACTATTTAGATAAAGTTACAGCAGATGCTACCAAAAAACAGTCTTTTTATAAACTGATCGATTATTTATTAGTTAGGGAAAGTTAA
- a CDS encoding ATP-binding cassette domain-containing protein, whose protein sequence is MNTMVELDNIIPQKEFAKFSTPINWKITPAQHWAVIGPNGAGKSLLIDILLGKYALQEGKISYTKKFNHLSDFIKIVAFKNIHALSKTQNSYYQQRWNKGLEDETPQVKDLLFKNTDLQWMEYLISLVGIEDLMEKNIDLLSSGELRKFLIIQSLSTKPEILILDNPYIGLDTKARQVLDQVLLDLKNLQNLQVIVLISNIADISPIITQVLPIINKTLFPSKTSQEFFEDKKLQNELFPHFDYELKKLPYPFNQPKEISYNYALQLNNINIRYGNRTILKNISWKVKKGEKWALSGPNGSGKSTLLSVIAADNPQAYANDILLFDKKRGTGESIWDIKKHIGYISPEMHLYYQKNVTCLEVVGSGFFDTIGLYRKCDQEQIKVSLQWMEILGIEKLKNSSFLSISTGEQRLVLLARVFVKNPSLVILDEPLHGLDMNNKFRVLQIIEKFCDSSKALIYVTHYKEELPSLINHELSLTKIQ, encoded by the coding sequence ATGAACACTATGGTAGAATTGGATAACATAATCCCACAAAAAGAATTTGCTAAATTTTCTACTCCTATAAATTGGAAAATAACACCTGCCCAACATTGGGCTGTCATTGGACCAAATGGAGCGGGAAAATCTTTATTAATTGATATTTTATTAGGCAAATATGCTTTACAAGAAGGTAAAATTAGTTATACTAAAAAATTTAATCATCTCTCTGATTTTATAAAAATAGTTGCTTTTAAGAATATTCATGCCCTTTCCAAGACTCAAAACAGCTATTACCAACAAAGGTGGAACAAAGGATTGGAAGATGAAACGCCCCAAGTTAAGGATCTATTATTCAAGAATACTGATTTACAATGGATGGAATATCTCATTTCCTTAGTAGGAATTGAAGACTTAATGGAGAAAAATATTGATCTCCTTTCGAGCGGAGAACTCAGAAAATTTTTAATTATTCAATCTTTATCCACTAAACCCGAGATTCTAATATTAGACAATCCGTATATTGGCTTAGATACTAAAGCCAGACAAGTTTTAGATCAGGTTTTACTCGACCTTAAAAATTTACAAAACTTACAGGTAATAGTACTCATCTCAAACATTGCTGATATTTCTCCAATCATTACTCAAGTTTTACCCATTATCAACAAAACATTATTCCCAAGTAAAACCTCTCAAGAATTTTTTGAAGATAAAAAACTGCAAAATGAATTGTTTCCTCATTTTGATTATGAATTAAAAAAACTTCCATACCCCTTTAATCAACCAAAGGAAATTAGTTATAACTATGCTTTACAATTAAATAATATAAATATCCGATATGGCAACCGAACCATTTTGAAAAACATATCTTGGAAAGTTAAAAAAGGTGAAAAATGGGCATTATCCGGTCCTAATGGCTCCGGAAAATCAACATTATTGAGTGTAATTGCTGCCGATAATCCTCAAGCGTATGCTAATGACATTCTCCTTTTTGATAAAAAAAGAGGAACAGGAGAAAGTATTTGGGATATTAAAAAGCATATAGGATATATATCACCGGAAATGCATTTATATTATCAAAAAAATGTAACATGCTTGGAAGTAGTTGGATCGGGATTTTTTGATACTATTGGTTTATACAGAAAATGTGATCAAGAGCAAATAAAAGTATCCTTGCAATGGATGGAAATTTTGGGAATTGAAAAACTTAAAAATTCTTCTTTTCTCTCTATATCGACAGGAGAACAACGTTTAGTTTTATTAGCTCGTGTATTTGTAAAAAATCCTTCGCTCGTTATTCTTGATGAACCCCTTCATGGACTGGATATGAATAATAAATTTCGTGTTTTGCAAATTATCGAAAAATTTTGTGATTCAAGCAAAGCTTTGATCTACGTGACCCACTATAAAGAAGAGCTACCTTCTTTAATAAATCATGAACTCTCCCTAACTAAAATACAATAA
- a CDS encoding 2-isopropylmalate synthase — translation MDKLFIFDTTLRDGEQVPGCQLNTIEKIEIAKALEELGVDVIEAGFPISSPGDFTSVEAISKAVTNPTICALTRAVERDIEVAADALKYAKKKRIHTGIGTSDFHIKYKFNSTREEIIKRAVAATAYAKKFVEDVEFYAEDAGRTDNEYLAQVVQAVVNAGATVINIPDTTGYCLPTEYGEKIKYLIDHVDMKNAILSTHCHQDLGMATANSLMGVINGARQVEVTINGIGERAGNTSLEEVVMAIKSHKELSIDTNINTKKIYPVSKMVSSLMNMPVQPNKAIVGRNAFAHSSGIHQDGVLKNLSTYEIIDPKEVGIDDNAIVLTARSGRHALKSRLNLLGIKVEANELANIYERFLELADKKKDINDDDLLILVGKEPNESNRIKLDYLQVTSGKGIKNAAIVTLNIAGEKFTSTSFGNGPVDAAINTVRDILKKQMTIHEFLIQAINKGSDDLGKVHMQVEYKGKNYYGFSANTDIVTASVEAYLDAINKFTV, via the coding sequence ATGGATAAATTATTCATTTTCGACACTACTTTAAGGGATGGAGAACAGGTCCCGGGGTGTCAATTAAATACAATTGAAAAAATTGAAATTGCTAAAGCATTAGAAGAATTAGGGGTCGATGTTATTGAAGCCGGTTTTCCCATTTCGAGTCCGGGAGATTTCACTTCTGTAGAAGCTATTTCCAAAGCTGTAACAAACCCTACCATCTGCGCTCTAACCCGTGCTGTAGAAAGAGATATAGAAGTAGCTGCCGATGCTCTCAAATATGCCAAGAAAAAAAGAATACATACAGGAATCGGAACTTCTGATTTCCACATAAAATATAAATTTAACTCTACCAGAGAAGAAATCATAAAAAGAGCAGTTGCCGCAACTGCATATGCAAAAAAATTCGTTGAAGATGTTGAGTTCTATGCTGAAGATGCGGGAAGAACTGACAATGAATACTTAGCCCAAGTGGTCCAAGCAGTTGTTAATGCAGGAGCAACAGTTATCAATATCCCTGATACCACCGGATACTGTCTACCTACAGAATATGGCGAAAAAATAAAATACCTAATTGACCATGTAGATATGAAAAATGCCATCTTATCTACTCACTGCCATCAAGATTTAGGAATGGCAACAGCCAACTCACTTATGGGAGTTATCAATGGCGCCAGACAAGTAGAGGTAACCATTAACGGAATTGGTGAGAGAGCAGGAAATACATCACTTGAAGAAGTTGTTATGGCTATAAAAAGTCATAAAGAATTATCTATTGACACAAATATTAATACAAAGAAAATATACCCGGTAAGCAAAATGGTTTCCAGCTTAATGAATATGCCTGTTCAACCTAATAAGGCAATAGTTGGTAGAAATGCTTTTGCCCATTCTTCCGGAATTCATCAAGACGGAGTATTAAAAAATCTTTCAACTTACGAAATCATTGATCCTAAAGAAGTTGGAATAGATGACAATGCTATAGTGCTTACCGCCCGAAGTGGTCGTCATGCCCTTAAAAGCAGACTGAACTTACTAGGAATTAAAGTAGAAGCGAATGAATTAGCCAATATTTACGAACGATTTTTAGAACTTGCTGATAAAAAGAAAGATATTAATGACGATGATCTTTTAATATTAGTAGGAAAAGAACCTAATGAAAGTAACCGTATAAAACTCGATTACTTACAAGTTACTTCCGGAAAAGGAATTAAAAATGCTGCAATTGTTACCCTAAATATAGCCGGCGAAAAATTCACTTCGACTTCTTTCGGAAACGGACCTGTAGATGCAGCAATTAACACCGTAAGAGACATTCTTAAAAAACAAATGACTATTCATGAGTTTTTAATTCAGGCTATTAACAAAGGAAGTGACGACTTAGGAAAAGTTCACATGCAAGTTGAATATAAGGGTAAAAATTATTACGGATTTTCAGCAAATACCGATATTGTGACTGCTTCCGTTGAAGCTTATCTTGATGCAATAAATAAATTTACCGTTTAA
- the leuC gene encoding 3-isopropylmalate dehydratase large subunit, with translation MKTLFDKIWDAHTVTSIQDGPTQLYIDRHFCHEVTSPQAFNGLRERGLKVFRPSQTTLTADHNTPTCNQDQPVKDPVSKKQLDTLSKNAEEFGLTLYALGNERNGVVHIIGPENGYTQPGMTIVCGDSHTSTHGAFGAIAFGIGTSEVEMVLATQCILQSRPKTMRINFNGALSEGVTAKDLALYMISTLTTGGATGYFVEYAGEAIRNLNMEQRMTLCNLSIEMGARGGLIAPDETTFEYLKGKDFAPKGDKWKEAVEYWKTLKTDEGAQFDKEYTFDATKIEPMVTYGTNPGMGVSITGSIPTLDGLDETGKISFKKSLDYMGFNPGEKMEGKPIDYVFIGSCTNGRIEDFRTFANFVKGKKKAENVTAWLVPGSHRVAQQLIDEGLYKILEEAGFEIRQPGCSACLAMNDDKVPAGKYAVSTTNRNFEGRQGPGARTILASPLVAAAAAVTGKITDPRKLN, from the coding sequence ATGAAAACACTTTTTGACAAAATTTGGGATGCTCATACGGTTACGTCTATACAAGATGGGCCCACCCAATTATATATAGATAGGCATTTTTGCCATGAAGTTACCAGTCCCCAAGCCTTCAACGGACTAAGAGAAAGAGGATTAAAAGTTTTTAGACCCTCTCAAACAACGTTAACTGCCGACCACAATACACCCACTTGTAATCAAGATCAACCGGTAAAAGATCCTGTATCAAAAAAACAATTAGATACCCTTTCTAAAAATGCGGAAGAATTTGGCCTTACCCTTTATGCTCTTGGAAATGAGAGAAATGGAGTGGTTCACATTATTGGTCCTGAAAATGGCTATACCCAACCGGGGATGACCATCGTTTGCGGAGATAGTCACACTTCTACACACGGTGCCTTCGGAGCTATTGCATTTGGAATCGGAACCAGTGAGGTTGAAATGGTTTTGGCTACTCAATGTATTCTTCAAAGCAGACCCAAAACAATGAGAATTAATTTTAACGGAGCCCTAAGTGAAGGAGTAACGGCTAAAGATTTAGCATTATATATGATATCTACCCTTACCACAGGTGGAGCTACCGGTTATTTTGTTGAATATGCAGGAGAAGCTATTCGAAATCTTAATATGGAACAACGAATGACTCTTTGTAATTTAAGTATTGAAATGGGCGCACGAGGCGGATTAATTGCACCGGATGAAACCACATTTGAATATCTTAAAGGTAAAGACTTTGCTCCTAAAGGAGATAAATGGAAGGAAGCAGTTGAATACTGGAAAACGTTGAAAACCGACGAAGGAGCCCAATTCGATAAAGAATATACTTTTGACGCTACTAAGATTGAACCTATGGTTACCTACGGTACTAACCCGGGTATGGGAGTATCTATAACCGGATCCATACCTACTTTAGACGGATTGGATGAAACCGGTAAAATATCTTTCAAAAAATCATTGGATTACATGGGCTTTAATCCGGGAGAAAAAATGGAAGGAAAACCCATTGACTATGTATTTATTGGAAGTTGTACCAACGGAAGAATTGAAGATTTTAGAACCTTTGCAAATTTTGTAAAAGGCAAGAAAAAAGCAGAAAATGTAACCGCTTGGTTAGTTCCCGGAAGTCATCGTGTAGCTCAACAACTTATCGACGAAGGATTATATAAAATATTAGAAGAAGCAGGATTCGAAATTCGTCAACCCGGTTGTTCTGCTTGTCTTGCTATGAACGATGATAAAGTTCCGGCCGGAAAATATGCCGTTTCCACCACTAACCGAAACTTTGAAGGAAGACAGGGTCCCGGAGCTAGAACAATTTTGGCCAGCCCTTTAGTAGCTGCTGCTGCTGCTGTAACAGGAAAAATAACCGATCCTAGAAAACTAAACTAA
- the leuD gene encoding 3-isopropylmalate dehydratase small subunit, with translation MEKFKTITSTYVPLPIENVDTDQIIPARFLKATNKEGFGDNLFADWRYDKTGNPKPDFVLNNPTYSGNILVAGKNFGSGSSREHAAWAVSGYGFRAVVSSYFADIFKNNSLNNGLLPVVVSPEFLSDLFENVHSDPNNTITIDLEKQTITNNKTGKTEIFDINSYKKECLLQGLDDIDYLLSKKDKIEEYEKNRVFQY, from the coding sequence ATGGAAAAATTTAAAACAATAACATCAACCTATGTTCCACTACCAATTGAAAATGTGGATACAGACCAAATCATACCCGCACGTTTCTTAAAAGCTACTAATAAAGAAGGTTTCGGAGATAATTTATTCGCTGATTGGAGATATGATAAAACCGGAAATCCAAAACCGGATTTTGTATTGAATAATCCAACATACAGCGGGAACATATTAGTTGCAGGAAAGAATTTCGGAAGCGGTTCCAGTAGAGAACATGCTGCTTGGGCAGTTTCCGGATATGGCTTCCGTGCAGTGGTTTCCAGCTATTTTGCTGATATTTTTAAAAATAATTCCCTTAACAACGGATTACTTCCGGTAGTAGTAAGTCCTGAATTTTTATCGGATCTTTTCGAAAATGTACATTCAGATCCTAACAATACTATTACTATTGATCTGGAAAAGCAAACAATCACCAATAATAAAACGGGAAAAACGGAAATTTTTGACATTAACTCTTATAAAAAAGAGTGCCTTCTTCAAGGGCTTGATGATATAGATTACTTATTATCTAAAAAAGATAAAATTGAAGAATATGAAAAAAACCGTGTTTTTCAATACTAA
- a CDS encoding alpha-isopropylmalate synthase regulatory domain-containing protein, producing MIEIMDTTLRDGEQTSGVSFSMQEKLSVARLLIDMGLNRLEIASAKVSEGEFLTVQKIASWAENAGHLDKLEILGFVDKGVSLDWIKRTGCKTINLLTKGSLKHVTEQLRKTPEQHVKDIKHDISLAESMGISVNIYLEDWSNGMIHSKDYVFFMINQLKDLPIQRFMLPDTLGILNPLNTKLFCTEIVHRYPNIHFDFHAHNDYDLAVANVMAAVDSGIQGIHVTMNGLGERAGNAPLPSVIAVLHDQMKIKTSVKEYMLNKVSRVVETYSGLNISSNQPVIGENVFTQTAGIHADGDNKNNLYYNDLHPDRFGRVREYALGKLSGKANIKKNIEALGIELDEKDMVKVTNRVIELGDRKEIITQEDLPFIISDVLNTNENEKKVKILSYALVLSKGLHPTASIRMEIDGKMYEQTASGDGQYDAFSEAISLIYEKLNKAKPILTNYKVIIPPGGQTDALVQTVISWKLNDYEFKTRGLDADQTEAAIKATEKMLNIIENLH from the coding sequence ATGATAGAAATTATGGATACCACTCTCCGTGATGGAGAGCAAACTTCCGGTGTTTCATTTTCCATGCAAGAAAAACTAAGCGTTGCCCGTCTACTCATAGATATGGGATTAAATAGATTGGAAATTGCTTCTGCTAAAGTTTCTGAAGGAGAATTTTTAACTGTTCAAAAAATAGCCTCTTGGGCAGAGAACGCCGGACACTTAGATAAGTTAGAAATATTAGGATTTGTTGACAAAGGGGTGTCCTTAGATTGGATAAAAAGAACCGGGTGTAAAACAATCAATTTATTAACCAAAGGGTCTCTTAAACATGTAACAGAACAATTACGCAAAACACCCGAACAACATGTAAAAGATATTAAGCATGATATTTCACTTGCAGAATCCATGGGGATTTCGGTGAATATATATTTGGAAGATTGGTCTAATGGTATGATTCATTCAAAAGACTATGTTTTTTTTATGATTAATCAACTGAAAGACCTTCCTATCCAACGTTTTATGCTTCCTGATACTTTAGGAATTCTTAACCCCCTTAACACAAAACTTTTTTGTACGGAAATAGTTCATCGTTACCCGAATATTCACTTTGATTTTCATGCGCACAATGATTACGATTTGGCTGTTGCCAATGTAATGGCCGCAGTAGATTCCGGAATTCAAGGAATTCATGTTACCATGAACGGATTAGGAGAAAGAGCCGGAAACGCTCCATTACCGAGTGTAATTGCTGTTCTCCATGATCAAATGAAGATAAAAACTTCCGTAAAAGAATACATGTTAAATAAAGTAAGTCGTGTAGTAGAAACCTACTCAGGACTAAATATTTCATCCAATCAACCGGTAATCGGAGAAAATGTTTTTACCCAAACAGCCGGAATACATGCCGATGGTGACAATAAAAACAATTTGTATTACAATGATTTGCATCCGGATCGATTCGGTAGAGTTCGAGAATATGCCCTGGGTAAATTATCCGGAAAAGCTAATATTAAAAAAAATATTGAAGCTTTAGGAATCGAATTGGATGAAAAAGATATGGTTAAAGTAACCAACCGAGTTATTGAATTAGGAGACAGAAAAGAAATTATTACACAAGAAGACCTCCCATTCATCATTTCGGATGTTTTAAATACTAATGAAAATGAAAAGAAAGTAAAAATACTTTCTTATGCTTTAGTTTTAAGTAAAGGTTTGCATCCAACAGCATCCATTCGTATGGAAATTGACGGAAAAATGTATGAACAAACAGCTTCAGGTGATGGACAATATGATGCATTCTCTGAAGCTATCAGTCTCATTTATGAAAAATTGAACAAGGCTAAACCTATCCTTACTAACTATAAAGTAATTATTCCACCCGGGGGACAAACGGATGCGCTTGTACAAACGGTTATATCTTGGAAGTTAAATGATTACGAATTTAAAACCAGAGGACTGGATGCTGACCAAACAGAAGCTGCTATAAAAGCGACTGAAAAAATGCTGAATATAATTGAAAACCTTCATTAA
- the leuB gene encoding 3-isopropylmalate dehydrogenase, which yields MKLNIAVLPGDGIGPEIIAQALEVTKAICAKFNHELTYKEALVGAIAIDKTGNPYPQETHDLCMDSDAVLFGAIGDPKYDNNPSAKVRPEQGLLKMRKELGLYANLRPINTFPSLLHKSPLRPDLVDGADFMCVRELTGGLYFGRPQGRSEDGNTAYDTCVYTREEIERIVRLAYKLAGQRNKKLTIVDKANVLCSSRLWRQVSQEIEKEFPDIETEYMFVDNAAMQIIQWPKRFDVLVTENLFGDILTDEASVITGSLGMLPSASIGIHTSVFEPIHGSYPQAAGKNIANPLATILSAALMFEYAFDLKEEGALIRKAVDASMEQKIVTEDIAFDGKAYSTSEVGNWIVEYIKNS from the coding sequence ATGAAATTAAATATAGCCGTATTACCCGGAGACGGGATAGGCCCTGAAATCATAGCTCAAGCCTTAGAAGTAACTAAAGCTATATGCGCAAAATTTAATCATGAGCTTACTTATAAAGAAGCCTTAGTTGGAGCAATAGCTATAGACAAAACCGGAAATCCATACCCTCAGGAAACCCATGATTTATGTATGGATTCTGATGCCGTCTTATTTGGAGCTATCGGAGATCCTAAATATGACAACAATCCATCTGCTAAAGTTCGTCCGGAACAAGGTCTATTAAAAATGAGAAAAGAGCTTGGGTTATACGCAAACCTTCGTCCGATAAATACCTTTCCATCCTTACTACATAAATCTCCGCTTCGTCCTGATCTTGTGGATGGTGCAGATTTTATGTGCGTAAGAGAATTAACCGGAGGTTTATATTTTGGTCGTCCTCAAGGAAGAAGTGAAGATGGTAATACCGCTTACGACACTTGTGTATATACCAGAGAAGAAATTGAAAGAATTGTTAGGTTAGCTTATAAACTAGCAGGACAAAGAAATAAAAAACTGACTATAGTTGATAAAGCAAATGTACTTTGCTCTTCTCGTTTATGGAGACAGGTATCTCAAGAAATAGAAAAAGAATTTCCAGATATCGAAACTGAATATATGTTTGTAGATAATGCTGCGATGCAGATTATTCAATGGCCTAAGCGTTTTGATGTTTTAGTTACAGAAAATCTTTTCGGAGATATCCTTACCGATGAAGCTTCCGTTATAACCGGATCTTTAGGAATGTTACCTTCTGCCTCAATCGGTATTCATACTTCCGTTTTTGAACCTATACATGGTTCCTACCCGCAAGCTGCCGGAAAAAATATAGCAAATCCACTAGCTACCATACTTTCTGCGGCATTAATGTTTGAATATGCTTTTGATTTAAAAGAAGAAGGAGCACTAATCAGAAAAGCGGTGGATGCTTCAATGGAACAAAAAATAGTTACCGAGGATATCGCATTCGATGGTAAAGCTTATTCAACTTCTGAAGTTGGTAATTGGATTGTAGAATATATTAAAAATTCATAG